Proteins encoded together in one Chitinophaga varians window:
- a CDS encoding dialkylrecorsinol condensing enzyme — protein sequence MNERPKVLVVYYTQTGQLKRIIDHVLAPLANSVDITYEELVPEKPFPFPWGKQQFYDTMPETVQDTPRGIQPLKVDVNAHFDLVLLAYQPWFLSPSQPTAAFLQSEAAARLLKGKQVITLLGSRNMWLNAQERVKGYLHRMGANLVGNIVLVDKSPNLVSLITILRWAFKGKKEATRFLPQAGVQENEILTSSRFAGPIATALETRQWQELHPQLMSLDAVELLPNLVLLENNGISAFRFWAKFISAKGGPGAEARQGRVTMYRSLLLVGIFVLTPITLISSFIKLNLKRNELKREVDYYKGITLR from the coding sequence ATGAACGAAAGACCGAAGGTCCTGGTGGTATACTATACCCAGACAGGCCAATTAAAAAGGATTATTGATCATGTGTTGGCGCCACTGGCAAATAGTGTGGATATTACATACGAGGAGCTGGTCCCTGAAAAGCCATTTCCCTTTCCATGGGGGAAGCAGCAGTTTTACGATACGATGCCTGAAACAGTACAGGACACCCCTCGTGGTATCCAGCCGTTGAAGGTGGATGTAAATGCGCACTTCGATCTGGTACTGCTGGCCTATCAGCCCTGGTTCCTGTCGCCTTCCCAGCCGACAGCCGCTTTTCTGCAAAGTGAAGCCGCTGCCCGCCTGCTGAAAGGCAAACAGGTGATCACCTTGCTGGGCAGCCGCAATATGTGGCTCAATGCGCAGGAAAGGGTAAAGGGTTATCTGCACAGAATGGGGGCTAACCTCGTGGGAAATATCGTGTTGGTGGACAAGTCGCCGAACCTGGTTTCACTGATCACTATTCTGCGTTGGGCATTCAAAGGAAAAAAAGAAGCTACCCGTTTTTTACCGCAGGCAGGTGTGCAGGAAAATGAGATTCTCACCTCCAGCCGTTTTGCCGGCCCTATCGCCACGGCGCTGGAAACACGGCAATGGCAGGAGCTGCATCCACAGCTGATGTCGCTGGACGCAGTGGAATTATTGCCTAATCTTGTACTGCTGGAAAATAACGGTATCAGCGCTTTCCGTTTCTGGGCCAAATTCATCAGTGCCAAAGGAGGACCTGGTGCTGAGGCCCGTCAGGGCAGGGTAACGATGTACCGGTCATTGTTGCTGGTGGGTATCTTTGTGTTAACACCCATTACACTGATTTCTTCGTTCATCAAACTCAACCTGAAACGGAACGAGTTGAAACGGGAGGTGGATTATTACAAAGGCATTACTTTGCGTTAA
- a CDS encoding head GIN domain-containing protein: MQTKITLCCMTVALSIAGLFSACIGQNRVKGSGNVIKEERDAPSFHKIKVEGSMNVFLSQGAAKKAVIEAEDNIAPLVELVNEDGRLKVRFRHDANVFTRKGVNIYLTTPEVDEVALAGSGDIKLVDKFNSKDEMKLTLSGSGNLNGTINAPEVKASIAGSGNMNLQGETKAVRVSIAGSGDYVGDNLLSEDAEVKIAGSGDAAVHASVKLEAKIVGSGDVKYKGNPNVSSSVAGSGSVRKI, translated from the coding sequence ATGCAAACCAAAATCACCCTCTGCTGCATGACTGTAGCCCTGTCCATCGCGGGCCTTTTCAGCGCCTGTATCGGTCAGAACCGCGTAAAAGGTAGCGGCAACGTTATCAAGGAAGAAAGAGACGCCCCATCCTTTCATAAAATCAAGGTAGAAGGCAGTATGAACGTATTCCTTTCCCAGGGAGCTGCCAAGAAGGCTGTGATTGAAGCGGAAGACAATATTGCGCCGCTGGTGGAACTGGTGAATGAAGACGGCCGCCTGAAAGTGCGTTTCCGCCACGATGCCAATGTTTTCACCCGCAAGGGCGTTAATATTTACCTGACCACTCCGGAAGTGGATGAAGTTGCGTTGGCCGGCTCCGGTGATATAAAGCTGGTAGACAAGTTTAACAGCAAAGACGAAATGAAACTCACCCTGTCCGGCTCCGGCAACCTGAATGGTACCATCAATGCGCCGGAAGTAAAGGCTTCCATTGCCGGTTCGGGTAATATGAACCTGCAGGGAGAAACCAAAGCAGTGCGAGTGTCTATTGCCGGCAGCGGCGATTATGTGGGCGACAACCTGTTGTCCGAAGACGCAGAAGTAAAAATTGCCGGCAGTGGTGATGCTGCTGTTCATGCCAGCGTAAAGCTGGAAGCAAAAATTGTAGGGTCCGGTGATGTGAAATATAAAGGAAATCCCAATGTATCCAGTTCTGTGGCGGGTTCTGGCTCTGTCAGGAAAATATAG
- the guaA gene encoding glutamine-hydrolyzing GMP synthase: protein MTEKILILDFGSQYTQLIARSIRELNVYCEIKPCLQPIAWDDSIKGVILSGSPFSVNDEKAPTIDIAAIAAKVPVLGICYGAQLMAKNFGGEVAKSNIREYGRAFMEHNDKEEKLLYDISGKSQVWMSHSDTIKRIPESFQIIATTENIPVAAFKSTTLAANPIFGLQFHPEVTHSLEGKQIIRNFLVHICNCQQDWTPAAFVQETIEKIKAQVGDKRVVMALSGGVDSTVAAELIHKAIGKNLFCIFVDNGLLRKDEYETVLESYKHMGLNVKGVNAKDLFYGQLDGVSDPEKKRKIIGRLFIEVFQHESAALTDISFLGQGTIYPDVIESVSVNGPSVTIKSHHNVGGLPEKMNMQLVEPLRFLFKDEVRRVGREIGISDVFLGRHPFPGPGLAIRILGAITPEKVAMLQEADAIYIEGLREAGLYDKVWQAGTILLPVQSVGVMGDERTYEFTVALRAVTSTDGMTADWAHLPYEFLAKMSNDIINRVKGINRVVYDISSKPPATIEWE from the coding sequence ATGACAGAAAAGATACTTATCCTCGATTTCGGTTCCCAATACACACAGCTGATCGCGCGCAGCATCCGGGAACTGAATGTTTATTGCGAAATTAAACCTTGTCTCCAGCCGATAGCCTGGGACGATTCCATCAAAGGCGTTATTTTGTCCGGCAGCCCTTTCTCTGTAAACGACGAGAAAGCGCCCACCATCGACATCGCTGCCATCGCCGCTAAAGTGCCGGTACTTGGTATCTGCTACGGCGCCCAGCTGATGGCTAAAAACTTCGGCGGTGAAGTGGCTAAAAGCAATATCCGTGAATACGGCCGCGCTTTTATGGAACACAATGACAAAGAGGAAAAATTATTATACGATATCTCCGGCAAAAGCCAGGTTTGGATGAGCCACTCCGATACCATCAAACGTATCCCTGAGAGCTTCCAGATCATCGCTACCACCGAAAACATCCCGGTAGCAGCTTTCAAAAGCACTACCCTGGCGGCTAACCCGATCTTCGGCCTGCAGTTCCACCCGGAAGTGACCCACTCCCTGGAAGGCAAACAGATCATCCGCAACTTCCTGGTACACATCTGTAACTGCCAGCAGGACTGGACACCAGCTGCTTTTGTACAGGAAACCATCGAAAAAATCAAAGCACAGGTTGGCGATAAAAGAGTGGTAATGGCCCTCAGCGGCGGCGTGGACTCTACCGTGGCGGCAGAACTGATCCACAAAGCCATTGGCAAAAACCTCTTCTGCATCTTCGTAGACAACGGCCTGTTGCGTAAAGACGAATACGAAACCGTACTGGAATCTTATAAACATATGGGCCTCAACGTGAAAGGCGTCAACGCAAAAGACCTTTTCTACGGCCAGCTCGATGGTGTCTCTGATCCGGAGAAAAAACGTAAAATCATCGGCCGTCTCTTCATCGAGGTATTCCAGCATGAATCTGCTGCACTGACAGACATTTCCTTCCTCGGACAGGGTACTATCTACCCCGACGTGATCGAATCCGTATCCGTAAACGGCCCTTCTGTTACCATCAAATCCCACCACAACGTAGGCGGGCTGCCTGAAAAAATGAACATGCAGCTGGTAGAACCTCTGCGTTTCCTGTTTAAAGACGAAGTACGCCGCGTAGGCCGCGAAATCGGTATCAGCGACGTCTTCCTCGGTCGCCATCCTTTCCCCGGGCCAGGCCTCGCTATCCGTATCCTCGGCGCTATCACCCCCGAGAAAGTGGCCATGCTCCAGGAAGCTGACGCTATCTATATCGAAGGGCTGCGTGAAGCAGGCCTCTATGATAAAGTATGGCAGGCAGGCACCATCCTCCTCCCCGTACAAAGCGTGGGCGTAATGGGCGATGAACGTACCTACGAATTCACCGTGGCCCTGAGAGCTGTAACGTCTACCGACGGTATGACGGCCGACTGGGCACACCTGCCTTACGAATTCCTGGCTAAAATGTCCAACGACATCATCAACCGGGTAAAAGGTATCAACCGCGTGGTATACGACATCAGCTCCAAACCACCTGCTACGATCGAATGGGAATAA
- a CDS encoding ABC transporter substrate-binding protein: MNQLISVKNLLAGLALSVLFTACSSSRKSTSRVDGPPPSLSKPTPEKKPENKNEAAKAAPFNVPAFAREVKKPTYNVALFAPLYLDSVFANSNDIPGRTMPRYVMAGLEFYEGAQLALDTLQQQGYNLKVNVYDSKGRQSITSLINNKTLDATDLIIGSFNNPELKEVSDFAKKKEINLVSGTLPNDVGISDNPFLFIPNSTLKTHCEAIQNYVQEAFSNKNIVLLRRNTTFENRLAADFKGSYDKMNNPKKSRIREAIWNESTTPEELSKYLLTDRPNIVIVTALDEAGAKSILRKLATANATYPMQIFGMPTWDVLKLKEPEFKSLQVFYSSPYFNDKSDSYSRYLSDYFRRTYRARPSDMAYKGFDLTYYFVRLLHNNGVYFNSAVESSPAVITRFNFQPVYVRDGEQTPSYFENKNIFIIQKGDSADVKMNQ; encoded by the coding sequence ATGAACCAATTGATATCTGTTAAAAACCTGCTGGCCGGATTGGCTCTGTCGGTACTGTTCACAGCCTGTTCTTCCTCCAGAAAGAGCACCAGCCGCGTGGACGGTCCCCCACCCTCCCTGAGCAAGCCCACACCGGAAAAGAAGCCGGAAAACAAAAACGAAGCTGCCAAAGCAGCCCCCTTCAACGTACCAGCCTTCGCCCGGGAAGTGAAGAAACCTACTTATAACGTTGCGCTCTTTGCCCCGCTGTATCTCGACTCCGTATTTGCCAACTCCAACGATATTCCCGGCCGTACCATGCCCCGCTACGTAATGGCCGGCCTTGAATTTTATGAAGGCGCCCAACTGGCCCTCGATACCCTGCAACAACAGGGCTATAACCTGAAAGTCAATGTATACGACAGCAAAGGCCGCCAAAGCATTACTTCCCTGATCAACAACAAAACACTGGACGCCACCGACCTGATCATCGGTTCGTTCAACAACCCGGAACTGAAGGAAGTAAGCGACTTCGCCAAAAAGAAAGAGATCAACCTCGTGTCCGGTACGCTCCCTAATGACGTGGGCATCAGCGACAACCCTTTCCTGTTCATTCCCAACAGCACCCTGAAAACACACTGTGAAGCCATCCAGAACTACGTACAGGAGGCTTTTTCCAATAAAAACATTGTACTGCTCCGCCGGAACACCACTTTCGAAAACCGCCTCGCCGCTGATTTCAAAGGTTCCTACGACAAAATGAACAACCCTAAAAAATCCAGGATACGGGAAGCTATCTGGAACGAAAGCACCACCCCGGAAGAGCTTTCCAAATACCTGCTCACCGACCGGCCCAACATCGTGATCGTTACCGCGCTCGATGAAGCCGGCGCCAAAAGCATCCTGCGCAAACTTGCCACCGCCAATGCTACCTACCCGATGCAGATATTCGGTATGCCCACCTGGGACGTGCTGAAGCTGAAAGAGCCTGAATTCAAAAGTCTGCAGGTGTTCTACTCCTCCCCCTATTTTAACGACAAATCAGACTCTTACAGCCGCTACCTGAGCGACTATTTCCGCAGAACATACAGGGCACGCCCTTCCGATATGGCATATAAAGGTTTTGATCTTACCTACTATTTTGTAAGGCTTCTTCATAATAATGGCGTATATTTCAACAGCGCGGTGGAATCATCTCCCGCTGTTATTACCCGCTTTAATTTCCAGCCGGTATATGTACGCGACGGAGAACAAACACCTTCCTACTTCGAAAACAAAAACATCTTCATCATCCAGAAAGGCGACAGCGCGGATGTGAAAATGAACCAATAA
- a CDS encoding ligase-associated DNA damage response exonuclease — translation MELLQFTDKGIWCAAGDFYIDPWKPVQRAVITHAHSDHARWGNQSYLCEQASVPLLKLRLGDDINVQGIAYGESIYLNGVKLSLHPAGHMIGSAQVRVELNGEVWVASGDYKLESDGISAPFEPVRCHTFITESTFGLPVYRWEPQQQLFSRITNWIYENQQAGKASVITAYSLGKAQRLLLHLQDKVTRMMGHGAITNVNDLLITQGYPLPHVEKITPDTPKSAFKNAVIIAPPSADDSAWMRRFNPYSLGVCSGWMQVRGHMRRRNADAGFALSDHADWNGLLEAVAATGATRVYATHGFSSVFARYLSEKGIDAREVSTAYGDEETITNPET, via the coding sequence ATGGAGCTGCTACAATTTACCGACAAAGGCATCTGGTGCGCAGCAGGTGATTTTTATATCGATCCCTGGAAACCCGTACAACGTGCGGTGATCACACATGCGCATTCCGACCATGCCCGCTGGGGCAACCAGTCCTATCTCTGCGAACAGGCCAGCGTTCCCCTGCTCAAACTGAGGCTGGGCGATGATATTAACGTGCAGGGCATCGCCTATGGCGAAAGCATTTATCTTAACGGCGTCAAACTTTCACTGCATCCTGCCGGCCATATGATCGGCTCGGCACAGGTAAGGGTGGAGCTCAACGGGGAGGTGTGGGTGGCCAGCGGAGATTATAAACTGGAATCTGATGGCATCTCTGCGCCGTTTGAACCGGTACGCTGTCATACCTTCATCACGGAATCCACTTTCGGACTGCCTGTTTACCGATGGGAACCGCAACAGCAGCTGTTCTCCCGTATCACCAACTGGATATACGAAAATCAACAGGCCGGCAAAGCCTCTGTGATCACCGCTTACAGTCTCGGTAAAGCCCAACGGCTGCTCCTTCATCTGCAGGACAAAGTAACCCGTATGATGGGCCATGGCGCCATTACCAACGTAAACGACCTGCTGATAACACAAGGATATCCATTACCGCATGTTGAAAAAATAACGCCCGATACTCCTAAATCAGCTTTTAAGAATGCAGTGATCATTGCTCCGCCTTCGGCGGATGATTCGGCCTGGATGCGCCGCTTTAACCCTTACTCGCTGGGCGTATGCAGCGGCTGGATGCAAGTAAGGGGACATATGCGCAGACGCAACGCCGACGCAGGTTTTGCGTTGTCCGACCATGCTGACTGGAACGGGCTGCTGGAAGCGGTGGCCGCCACCGGCGCCACACGCGTCTATGCCACGCATGGCTTCAGCAGCGTATTTGCCCGCTACCTCAGTGAAAAAGGCATCGACGCCAGGGAGGTAAGCACCGCCTATGGCGACGAAGAAACCATTACTAACCCGGAAACATAA
- a CDS encoding ATP-dependent DNA ligase, whose product MATKKPLLTRKHNTVQQFAQLVKVLSNSTKTNEKLDALSQYFATAPDKDKTWVLALFSGRRPKRTVNSTQLKTWCIQATGLPEWLFNECYLTVGDLGETIALLLPPCTHPASHPLHYWLQQLQQLEKATETEKQAFILQTWDALDDGERFVFNKLITGGFRIGVSQKMMVNALAKTYDIPAATLSHMISGTWDPAAVTIEALLHQSTSGADASRPYPFYLAYALEDAPAGLGPIEDWQAEWKWDGIRGQIIKREGQLFVWSRGEELITDKFPEFTELTNTLPDGTVIDGEILTYANGKPLPFQTLQTRIGRKNVTRKQLQEAPVAFLSYDLLEWEGADIREKPLIERRTLLTQLIHSQQQPALLLSPEVTAASWDDLAQIRTLSREQISEGLMLKKRSAPYQVGRKRGDWWKWKIDPYTIDAVMIYAQKGHGRRSNLYTDYTFAVKDGDQLVPFTKAYSGLTDKEIAEVDNWIKRHSLEKFGPVRTVQPQLVFEIAFEGIAASNRHKSGVALRFPRINRWRQDKPVAEINTLDDLKALLRQSEGQDT is encoded by the coding sequence ATGGCGACGAAGAAACCATTACTAACCCGGAAACATAATACCGTGCAACAGTTCGCCCAACTCGTCAAAGTGCTGAGCAACAGCACCAAAACCAACGAAAAACTGGATGCGCTCAGCCAGTATTTCGCCACCGCCCCGGATAAAGACAAAACCTGGGTGCTGGCGCTGTTTTCCGGCCGCAGGCCCAAACGCACCGTCAACAGCACACAGCTGAAGACATGGTGCATACAGGCCACCGGGCTGCCTGAATGGCTGTTCAATGAATGTTACCTCACTGTAGGCGACCTTGGTGAAACCATCGCGCTCCTGCTGCCACCATGTACCCATCCGGCCAGTCATCCGTTACACTACTGGCTACAACAACTGCAACAGCTGGAAAAAGCCACGGAAACAGAGAAACAGGCTTTCATCCTGCAAACCTGGGACGCGCTGGATGATGGCGAACGCTTTGTGTTCAATAAACTGATCACCGGCGGTTTCCGTATCGGCGTATCACAAAAAATGATGGTCAACGCGCTCGCTAAAACCTACGATATCCCCGCCGCCACACTGTCGCACATGATCAGCGGCACCTGGGACCCCGCCGCTGTGACCATCGAAGCCCTGCTGCATCAAAGCACCAGCGGCGCCGACGCATCACGCCCCTATCCTTTTTACCTGGCATATGCCCTGGAAGATGCCCCCGCCGGCCTCGGCCCCATCGAAGACTGGCAGGCGGAATGGAAATGGGACGGTATCCGCGGACAAATCATCAAAAGAGAAGGTCAGCTGTTTGTATGGTCACGCGGCGAAGAACTCATCACCGACAAATTCCCCGAATTCACGGAGCTGACAAACACCCTTCCCGATGGCACCGTGATAGACGGTGAAATACTCACCTATGCCAATGGAAAACCATTGCCGTTCCAGACTTTACAAACACGCATCGGCAGAAAGAACGTCACCCGCAAACAGCTGCAGGAAGCGCCCGTGGCCTTTCTCAGCTATGACCTGCTGGAATGGGAAGGCGCTGATATCAGGGAAAAACCACTGATAGAAAGAAGAACATTGCTGACACAGCTCATTCACTCACAACAACAGCCGGCACTGCTACTGTCGCCGGAAGTAACCGCGGCCTCGTGGGACGACCTGGCACAGATACGCACGCTCTCACGCGAACAAATCAGTGAAGGACTGATGCTGAAAAAAAGAAGCGCGCCCTATCAGGTAGGCCGCAAGCGGGGCGACTGGTGGAAGTGGAAAATAGATCCGTACACTATCGATGCAGTAATGATATATGCCCAGAAAGGACACGGACGCCGGTCCAATCTCTACACCGACTATACCTTCGCCGTGAAAGACGGAGATCAGCTGGTACCCTTTACCAAAGCCTATTCCGGCCTCACCGACAAAGAAATTGCAGAAGTGGACAACTGGATCAAACGGCATTCGCTGGAGAAATTCGGGCCGGTAAGAACGGTACAGCCGCAACTGGTATTTGAAATCGCTTTTGAAGGCATTGCAGCCTCCAACCGCCACAAATCAGGCGTGGCCCTGCGTTTCCCGCGTATCAACAGATGGAGGCAGGACAAACCTGTGGCTGAAATCAACACCCTGGACGACCTGAAGGCACTGTTGCGGCAAAGCGAGGGCCAGGACACATAA
- a CDS encoding MFS transporter, whose translation MEKRIILTVACMAIFFEALDVSVLNMALPGMQQYFHFGPDAIQWVQTVYVLFYAGFVLLGGRLSDTIGRRKIFITGAVLFVLASLGAGFSMSFAWLLGFRALQGLGVALAIPAAMAIISHTFTVPAEKNRAFGIFGAMAGIGFATGLAIGGLISAWMGWQWVFFINVPVIGAAIVLAFRFIPRDRRPERQQDSNLLSGILITVLLMLSAWLIHDLGHIAAHPATFGLLLAALVTAGIYFVKRERVHASPLVDFDLFRLKGVVTGNIGATLLGSTFLPYIFLLTLYLQEVLGFSSSQAGLLLFPFSILSGLISKYGLPHLFHRLGVTRTGITGSCFMLAGILFFALSYFTAWHLPFMLLAVLCINSLGMSVTFPAITILAIQAVPETQHGLASGINGTCNAMGGGLGLSLVGLMMQLAGTYQWNSYAAGLLVLALIAIGAILQLYRFWWREPVVKAQLVKVRS comes from the coding sequence ATGGAAAAGCGAATTATTCTGACAGTGGCCTGCATGGCAATATTTTTTGAAGCGCTGGACGTATCGGTGTTAAACATGGCATTGCCGGGCATGCAGCAGTATTTTCATTTCGGCCCGGATGCTATTCAGTGGGTACAGACAGTGTATGTGTTGTTTTATGCGGGATTTGTATTATTGGGTGGCCGTTTGTCAGATACCATAGGCCGCAGAAAAATATTTATCACCGGCGCTGTCCTGTTTGTACTGGCTTCGCTGGGGGCCGGTTTTTCCATGTCATTTGCCTGGCTGTTGGGCTTCCGCGCCCTGCAGGGCCTGGGCGTTGCATTGGCCATCCCTGCGGCCATGGCCATTATCAGTCACACCTTCACAGTACCGGCAGAGAAGAACAGGGCCTTTGGTATCTTCGGCGCTATGGCGGGCATCGGCTTTGCCACCGGACTGGCCATCGGTGGACTTATCAGCGCCTGGATGGGATGGCAGTGGGTTTTTTTTATCAACGTGCCGGTAATTGGTGCGGCCATAGTGCTGGCTTTCCGGTTTATTCCGCGTGACCGGCGGCCGGAGCGGCAACAGGACAGTAACCTGCTGAGTGGCATATTGATTACTGTGTTACTGATGCTGTCTGCGTGGCTCATACATGACCTCGGCCATATTGCGGCACATCCGGCAACGTTCGGGTTGCTGCTGGCAGCCCTGGTGACCGCCGGGATTTATTTCGTCAAAAGAGAACGCGTGCATGCGTCACCGTTAGTGGACTTTGATCTTTTCCGGTTGAAGGGAGTGGTGACCGGCAATATTGGCGCCACCTTGCTGGGGAGTACTTTTCTGCCCTATATTTTCCTGTTGACGTTATACCTGCAGGAGGTGCTGGGCTTCAGTTCTTCACAGGCGGGACTGTTACTGTTTCCCTTCAGTATTTTGTCCGGGTTGATATCCAAATATGGGCTTCCTCATTTGTTTCACCGGCTGGGCGTAACCCGCACCGGCATAACGGGCAGCTGCTTCATGCTGGCCGGTATCCTGTTTTTTGCGCTGAGTTACTTCACTGCGTGGCATCTGCCGTTTATGCTGTTGGCAGTGTTATGTATCAATTCACTGGGCATGTCGGTCACTTTTCCTGCGATTACGATCCTGGCCATACAGGCGGTCCCCGAAACGCAGCACGGACTGGCTTCCGGCATCAATGGCACCTGCAACGCCATGGGTGGCGGACTGGGACTGTCGCTGGTGGGGCTGATGATGCAACTGGCGGGCACTTATCAATGGAACAGCTATGCTGCGGGATTGCTGGTGCTGGCGCTGATTGCCATCGGCGCTATCCTGCAGCTGTACCGCTTTTGGTGGCGCGAACCGGTGGTGAAAGCTCAACTGGTAAAAGTGCGTTCCTGA
- a CDS encoding Lrp/AsnC family transcriptional regulator, translating to MDHKKEQAPPPLTLDEKDMGILRLLQQDAKMTIRDIARQLNLSTTPVYERIRKMEHAGVIKQYAAIVDPRKINKGMTVLVYITLKEHNKKNGKKFIQEIVSFQEVTECLNISGEFDFMIKVQVKDMDEYREFYVNKLGELDNLSHTQSIFVISVIKETHQVVY from the coding sequence ATGGACCATAAAAAAGAACAGGCACCTCCACCACTGACGCTGGATGAAAAAGACATGGGCATCCTTCGCCTGCTGCAACAGGACGCTAAAATGACGATCCGCGATATTGCCCGGCAGCTGAACCTGAGCACCACGCCGGTATATGAACGTATCCGCAAAATGGAGCACGCAGGGGTCATCAAACAATACGCCGCCATCGTAGACCCCAGGAAAATTAATAAAGGGATGACCGTACTGGTTTACATCACCCTGAAAGAACACAACAAAAAAAACGGCAAAAAATTCATACAGGAAATCGTCTCATTCCAGGAAGTGACCGAGTGCCTCAATATCTCCGGGGAGTTTGATTTTATGATCAAGGTACAGGTAAAAGACATGGACGAATACCGGGAGTTCTATGTGAATAAACTGGGAGAATTAGATAACCTGAGCCATACCCAAAGTATTTTTGTGATCTCTGTGATAAAAGAAACACATCAGGTTGTATATTAG
- a CDS encoding porin family protein, protein MRKFLFASLAAMAVATGTYAQKKVTYGLKGGLNLSNNNAEFDFFRAGIYAGGFTEIKLNKHWAIQPELLYYRNQSPGLVYLAADDHLARGKRKEDYIAIPLIVKYYIKPKLYVEAGPEVNFLLNAKEDVPGRSYNTIGHYNRLNVSGSLGVGYQLPHGFGVNARYSLGVQSVDAGATTYNNTGKIGFTYTFPSK, encoded by the coding sequence ATGAGAAAATTTCTATTTGCGTCACTGGCCGCTATGGCAGTGGCAACGGGAACCTACGCGCAAAAAAAAGTTACCTATGGCTTAAAAGGAGGACTGAATCTCTCCAACAACAATGCAGAATTTGATTTCTTCCGGGCTGGTATCTATGCCGGTGGCTTTACAGAAATTAAACTGAATAAACACTGGGCAATACAGCCGGAGCTCTTGTATTACCGCAATCAGAGCCCGGGCCTAGTGTATTTGGCTGCGGACGATCATCTGGCAAGAGGTAAAAGAAAAGAGGATTATATCGCCATACCACTGATAGTAAAATATTACATCAAACCTAAACTGTATGTGGAAGCAGGCCCGGAAGTGAATTTCCTCCTGAATGCCAAAGAGGATGTTCCTGGCAGGTCATATAACACTATCGGGCACTACAACCGGCTCAATGTGAGCGGCTCTCTTGGTGTTGGCTATCAGCTTCCGCATGGCTTTGGTGTTAACGCCAGGTATTCACTCGGCGTACAATCAGTTGACGCAGGTGCAACAACCTATAACAATACCGGAAAAATTGGCTTTACCTATACTTTTCCCTCTAAATAA
- a CDS encoding LD-carboxypeptidase, with product MNRKHFLSTLMTAGIGIPASKSLAAMGITGTSPSKEPQIPPYLKPGDIIGITCPAGYINREEVLPSLRIMERWEFNIRIGNTVGMRDYSFGGTDADRAKDLQAMLNDPNIKAIMCGRGGYGTARILDQLDFSRFQRHPKWIIGFSDITALHCHVNRHFGIATLHSKMCNSFPDDFNKAEPVVQDTIMSIYQALTGKKMQYTAPPDANNRKGTARGVLIGGNLSVIQSISGTDSEIDTNGKILFLEEVGEYLYNIDRMFNTLQRSHKLDNLAGLIIGGFNKIKPDDPGEEFGRTVYDIVMEKVKNFKYPVCFNFPSGHQKNNYALKCGMMHTLTVADDKVLLKE from the coding sequence ATGAACCGTAAACATTTTTTATCCACCCTGATGACTGCCGGCATTGGCATACCTGCCTCCAAAAGCCTGGCTGCCATGGGTATTACCGGTACCTCCCCCTCCAAAGAACCACAAATTCCACCCTATCTCAAACCCGGAGATATCATTGGTATCACCTGCCCTGCAGGTTATATTAACAGGGAAGAAGTGCTGCCATCCCTGCGCATCATGGAAAGATGGGAATTCAATATTCGTATAGGCAATACCGTTGGTATGCGGGATTATTCTTTCGGCGGCACAGATGCGGATAGAGCAAAAGACCTGCAAGCCATGCTCAATGACCCCAACATAAAAGCCATTATGTGCGGCCGCGGTGGATACGGAACAGCACGGATACTGGACCAGCTGGACTTCTCCCGTTTTCAGCGCCATCCCAAATGGATCATCGGCTTCAGTGATATCACAGCATTGCACTGTCATGTCAACCGCCACTTTGGTATCGCTACCCTGCATTCCAAAATGTGTAACAGTTTTCCGGACGACTTTAATAAAGCAGAACCGGTAGTACAAGACACGATCATGTCTATCTACCAGGCACTGACAGGTAAAAAAATGCAGTATACTGCACCTCCGGATGCCAACAATCGCAAAGGCACTGCCCGCGGTGTATTGATAGGCGGCAACTTGTCAGTGATACAAAGTATTTCAGGTACTGATTCTGAAATTGACACCAATGGTAAAATACTTTTTCTGGAAGAGGTGGGGGAATATCTGTACAACATCGACCGGATGTTTAACACCCTGCAACGTTCCCATAAGCTGGACAACCTCGCCGGGCTCATCATCGGTGGCTTCAACAAAATAAAACCAGATGATCCCGGCGAAGAATTTGGCCGCACGGTATACGACATCGTAATGGAAAAAGTGAAGAATTTCAAATATCCAGTGTGCTTCAATTTCCCGTCAGGCCACCAGAAAAACAACTATGCCCTCAAATGCGGTATGATGCACACTCTCACAGTGGCAGACGATAAAGTGCTGTTAAAGGAATAA